The Manihot esculenta cultivar AM560-2 chromosome 1, M.esculenta_v8, whole genome shotgun sequence genome has a window encoding:
- the LOC110615383 gene encoding ATG8-interacting protein 1, translating into MAANEEGEKNSSRGNEWEVVSLTASTYAASPGPKEVVLKDENNDNRHGEDEAETSRALFMSGHFVFPPNQHENLPLEPDNSEILNELVEENVVSEHGVEEGDKSGGKDEENFKLELNVSEEFPGIQFFDDKEQSIYGTATFSSYHSESGLEGSAAYGENLVIPEVNEQAKEALDFSMDSPNPAKDGKYDGSGLPCEAWWKRRAASLYSHAKETNAFWSIFVAAAVMGLVILGQRWQQERWRALQLKWQASINEKSGRMLGPISRLKDVIVGGDRRGSLIGGSPLSEN; encoded by the exons ATGGCAGCTAATGAGGAAGGAGAGAAGAATTCCTCTCGTGGAAATGAGTGGGAAGTTGTATCACTTACAGCATCAACATATGCTGCTTCTCCCGGTCCAAAAGAAGTTGTATTGAAGGATGAAAACAACGACAACAGACACGGAGAGGATGAAGCAGAAACTTCTCGTGCTCTGTTCATGTCTGGCCACTTTGTCTTTCCACCGAACCAGCATGAGAATTTGCCATTGGAGCCTGATAATAGTGAGATTCTCAATGAGCTAGTTGAGGAGAATGTTGTCTCTGAACATGGTGTGGAAGAAGGGGATAAATCTGGCGGGAAGgatgaagaaaattttaaacttgAGTTGAATGTATCTGAAGAGTTTCCTGGGATACAGTTTTTTGATGACAAGGAACAGAGTATATACGGTACAGCTACTTTTAGTTCTTACCACAGTGAAAGTGGACTTGAGGGATCGGCTGCATATGGGGAGAATCTGGTTATTCCTGAAGTAAATGAACAGGCTAAGGAGGCATTGGATTTCTCCATGGACTCCCCAAATCCTGCTAAAGATGGTAAATATGATGGGTCTGGCCTTCCATGTGAAGCTTGGTGGAAGAGAAGGGCAGCTTCCTTGTATAGTCATGCAAAAGAGACCAATGCATTTTGGTCCATTTTTGTTGCAGCGGCTGTTATGGGCCTTGTAATTCTTGGGCAGCGCTGGCAACAAGAAAGGTGGCGGGCTTTGCAACTCAAGTGGCAAGCTAGCATTAATGAG AAAAGTGGCAGGATGCTGGGACCTATATCACGACTTAAGGATGTGATAGTGGGTGGCGATCGCCGCGGATCCCTTATCGGGGGAAGTCCTTTAAGTGAAAATTAA